A region of the Rhizobium binae genome:
TCTCGCGATGGCGATGACGGTAGAGAACAGGTTCTTGACGCGGTGATTGAGCTCGCCGGTCAGCACCGTCTGCAGACGTTCGGCCTCCTTCCGGGCCGTGATGTCCTGGGACATCTTGGAAGCACCGATCGTTTTTCCGCTGCTGTCGTAGATCGGAGAAACGCTGAGCTGGACGTCGACCAGACGGCCATCCTTTCTTCGACGCTGCGTTTCGTAAGGCTCCACGACCCTTCCGGCGCTAACCTTTCGGAGGATTTCCGGCTCCTCGTCACGTCGATCTTCCGGAACGAGCATCAGAACCGACTTTCCAACGGCCTCGTTGCGCGAATAGCCGTAAAGTCTCTCGGCAGCGGCATTCCAGTTGGTGATCGTCATGTCGAGATCGATGCCGAGGATGGCATCATTCGAGGAAGCGATGATCGAGGCAAGAAGACGCTGCGCTTCCTGGGCGCTCTTGTTCGCGGAGATGTCAATGGCGATGAAGCCAATCTGCCGGATTGAACCTCCTTCATCTTTGAGGGCCGAGACAGAAATCGCCGTCCATAGGAGGCAGCCGTCCTTTCGCACGCACCTCTTTTCCATGTCGAAGGGTTCGCCGGTCTCGACCAGACGCTCGAAAAGCCGTTCGGCTTCCGGGTGGTCGTCCGGATGTGTGATGTCCTGGAGGCGGATACCGACAAACTCCTCTCTCTGATAGCCAAGCATCTCGCAGAAGCGCTGGTTGACGAGGGTCATCCGGCCTTCGAGGTCGGTCTGCCCGATACCGGCAGCCGACTGAGAGAACAGCGCCCGCAGACGTTCCTCGCTTTCCTTGAGGGCTTGCTGCGAACGCACCCTTTCGGTCGTCTCGCTGACGATGCAGAAGACGCCGCGGACGTTACCGGTCTCGTCTTTGATCGGCGAATAGGAAATGTCGAAATAGACAATTTCCGGATGCCCGTGGCGCTCGATGCAAAAAGGCCGATCCCTGGCTGCGACAGTTTCGCCGCCATGAAGGACCCGATCCAGCAATGGCTGGAGGTCATCCCAAAGCTCGCTCCAGTTCTCCTTTGCCGGTCGTCCGAACGCGCGCGGATGCCTCAAGCCGATCGTTGGAGCGTAAGCGTCGTTATAAAGGGCCAGATACTGCTCGCCCCAGAACATTACGATCTGGGCACGCGAGGGAAGCATGATGTCGACCGCAGACTTTAGACAGGCGGGCCACTCCGATGGCGCGCCAAGGATTGAGTCGTCCCAAATCCCGCGCTCGATCATGTGCGCTATTCCGGCGGACGGTATTTTATCGTTTAACCCGAATGCAGACACGCTATCCCAGCCCTTGGGTTTCATCAGAAACAAAGCATTTCGCGGCGAAAAATTAAGTCTTTTTTGCGCGATAACAAGGGACATGCCCCAGCTCGCGTGGTCTAAATAACTCCACCAATGTCTGACGATATTTGACCGGGTACCGCGGTGGTCACTATGAGAATGCCAGGCTCTCCCGGCGCAAATCCCATCGATCGTTGTTGCCAAACGGTGTCGAAGCCGTCGGCTAGGTGAGCATGGACGACTGCCAGACCGCGCAGCGGGACGCGTCGACGTGGGCGGCGTTGATTCCAACAAGCTTGGTCGGCACGGCGCTTAAACAGTTGAAAGACCTTGGTGGGCCGTCCGCTGGTCAAAGCGGCCGGGACGTCGTAGGGGCCGTCCTGTTCGAGAACGACGCTGTCGGTCCAGCTCTTTGCCGGATTGTGTTTCAGCCCTCCCTTCGCGTGAGCCCAAATCCGGTCAACTGCAAAAAGGCGAGGATCTGATTGCCTGCCGATCGGAACCATCGACGGGAAAGTGCGTTTGGCGCGCATGAAACAGCCCTGTGCAAAAGTCCCCCGCGTCGGCGAGATTCTGCAAGTCGACCATCATAAAATCCATATGTTGAGAAGGAGCCGGGCGAACCGTCCAGAGGTCGTCTTTTTGCACGGCTGCGGAAGCCTAGCCGAAGAGGTCGTCGTTCCTTTCGAAGGTCGCGCGAACATCGGGATCATTGCACCTGATCGCCCAGGCTACGGCTTCAGTTCTCCACTGCCTTCCGGAAGTCGGGGCCTCTCGGGCAGTCCGTCTGGCTCGAAGCCTTCCTTGAGCACATAGGAGGCGGGCCGCGCATGCTGGTCGCCCATTCCATCGGATGCGCGGCGCCACTTCTTCTCGCGCCGCGCAGGCCGGACCTCATTCGGGCCATGCTGCTGATCGCGCCTTGCTGCAGGCCAGTTCCCTTCAAGCCACTCCTCCTGTTGCGTATGGCGATGACGCCGCTGATCGGATCCGCCATCCGCCGCCAGATGACCACTCGCTGGCCGGAGATGATTTTCCACTCCGCGGTACGAACTTCGGCCGGCCCAAATCCCGTACCGGAGTACCTGGCAGCCTTGCCCGCGCGGCACATCGTGTCGTCGCCCTCAATCGAGACCATGGCCGCGGAACTGTCCGCTTTCAACGCCGACATGGCCGCCCTCGGGCACATTTCCTCCGAATTGCCGATAACTGTTGTCTTCGGCGACCGGGACAGGGTCATTGATCATCGGTGGCACTCGGAGTGGATTCGGCGGAATCACGACCAGGCGCTCTTTAAAACGCTCCGGGGCGTGGGTCATTTGCCGCACCATGTCTGTGCCGAAGTGTGCGTCGAACTGCTGGAGCGGCTTGTCGAAGCGAACATGTCACCAATGGACAATAGGCGGTCACCGGTGGCCTGATAATGTTTCTCAGGCAGCTTTCCTCAAGCGCCACAGACGCATCAGCTCAAGGGGTAGGGAGATGGCAGAGGGAATGACAAAAGGATCGCCGGTTGCAGCAAGAGGCCGTGTGCCGACCGGGAGTCCGTGGCCAAGGTCTTGCACCGAGTAAAGCGACACTGTCTTTCCTTCAGGCGCCTTCCATGTCTGCAACTCACCCCACGCCCATCGCTCCTCCTTGCCGGCGTCTCTCGCGATGCGCAGCACCCCTAGCCATTGATCTACGCAAGCCTGTGCGTTCAACGGATTGACCGTCCGATCCTTGCCACCATGCCAAATCGTGATCGCCGGCCACGATGTGGCATCACCGGAAACCTCCGCGACCGGTCGTCTCCAGCCGCCGGCAGGCTCACGAGCCCCCGACTTCATTGCACGTAGCGCCGACATCGCATCGCGAGATGAGCCAAATGGCATGCCA
Encoded here:
- a CDS encoding PAS domain S-box protein, which translates into the protein MIERGIWDDSILGAPSEWPACLKSAVDIMLPSRAQIVMFWGEQYLALYNDAYAPTIGLRHPRAFGRPAKENWSELWDDLQPLLDRVLHGGETVAARDRPFCIERHGHPEIVYFDISYSPIKDETGNVRGVFCIVSETTERVRSQQALKESEERLRALFSQSAAGIGQTDLEGRMTLVNQRFCEMLGYQREEFVGIRLQDITHPDDHPEAERLFERLVETGEPFDMEKRCVRKDGCLLWTAISVSALKDEGGSIRQIGFIAIDISANKSAQEAQRLLASIIASSNDAILGIDLDMTITNWNAAAERLYGYSRNEAVGKSVLMLVPEDRRDEEPEILRKVSAGRVVEPYETQRRRKDGRLVDVQLSVSPIYDSSGKTIGASKMSQDITARKEAERLQTVLTGELNHRVKNLFSTVIAIARQTLDQDETGRNQVAAFQGRLMSMAKAHDLLTHRDWQRADLGELVKQVLEPYPPERFEIDGCGVLLPQKAVVSFSLAIHELATNAAKYGALSVAQGKVSISWTYEDATAGLQFKWIERDGPTVQRPTRKGFGSRLIERLLAAELNGRSTISYDPAGVICEIEAVLEPDA
- a CDS encoding alpha/beta fold hydrolase; the encoded protein is MLVAHSIGCAAPLLLAPRRPDLIRAMLLIAPCCRPVPFKPLLLLRMAMTPLIGSAIRRQMTTRWPEMIFHSAVRTSAGPNPVPEYLAALPARHIVSSPSIETMAAELSAFNADMAALGHISSELPITVVFGDRDRVIDHRWHSEWIRRNHDQALFKTLRGVGHLPHHVCAEVCVELLERLVEANMSPMDNRRSPVA
- a CDS encoding extracellular catalytic domain type 1 short-chain-length polyhydroxyalkanoate depolymerase, producing MTYPLTLDSASSFSKLAGDRGFVLLYPEQRIANNSQRCFSWFRPSAVARDRGEVLSIRQMIDEACRRHQIDRSRIFIAGLSAGGAMTAALVANYPTLFAGAAMIAGMPFGSSRDAMSALRAMKSGAREPAGGWRRPVAEVSGDATSWPAITIWHGGKDRTVNPLNAQACVDQWLGVLRIARDAGKEERWAWGELQTWKAPEGKTVSLYSVQDLGHGLPVGTRPLAATGDPFVIPSAISLPLELMRLWRLRKAA